A stretch of the Aegilops tauschii subsp. strangulata cultivar AL8/78 chromosome 4, Aet v6.0, whole genome shotgun sequence genome encodes the following:
- the LOC109757278 gene encoding probable UDP-glucosyl transferase 73B6, translating to MPAPPHLVFVPFLARSHFAPLAAAAAAACGDGTTGATILTTPHFAALAPASVPVRAAPFSFPGGHEDFSLLPDEASAPAFFFAAEAALAPALAAAVRAHAGAVAVVSDAVLHWAPRVARECGVPHVTFHTIGAFAAASMVAVNLHRPDVLQDPVAVPGGFPVPVELRRVHVNEEALAHLPLFRAAEAGSCAVAFNSFSALEADFAEYYRNVDGSPKKVFLVGPRRATPSTARSDVAVTGGAERDPILQWLDGQATGSVVYACFGSTCGLSADQLKELGAGLRASCTPFLWVIPTATEGTEQHDERASGHGMVVAGRWAPQAEILAHRAVGGFVSHCGWNSVLDAVCAGVPLATWPLRAEQFLNEALLVDVLRVGVRVREVGGKADVEAVVPADAVASAVGKLMDGGEDEAAARRARVRELGVAGRAAVAEGGSSRRDWARLVDELKALHGHGNDALIDK from the coding sequence ATGCCGGCGCCCCCGCACCTCGTGTTCGTGCCCTTCCTCGCGCGCAGCCACTTCGCTCCGCTGGCGGCCGCCGCGGCGGCCGCTTGCGGCGACGGCACCACCGGCGCCACCATCCTCACCACGCCGCACTTCGCGGCCCTCGCGCCCGCCTCCGTGCCGGTCCGCGCGGCGCCGTTCAGCTTCCCCGGAGGGCACGAGGACTTCTCCCTGCTCCCGGACGAAGCCTCCGCGCCGGCGTTCTTCTTCGCCGCGGAGGCCGCCCTGGCGCCGGCGCTCGCGGCGGCCGTGCGCGCCCACGCGGGCGCCGTGGCCGTCGTCTCGGACGCCGTGCTCCACTGGGCGCCCCGCGTCGCCCGCGAGTGCGGCGTCCCGCACGTCACGTTCCACACCATCGGCGCCTTCGCCGCGGCCTCCATGGTCGCCGTCAACCTCCACCGCCCCGACGTCCTGCAGGACCCCGTCGCTGTCCCCGGCGGCTTCCCGGTCCCCGTGGAGCTCCGCAGGGTCCATGTCAACGAGGAGGCtctggcgcacctccccctgttCCGTGCGGCCGAGGCTGGGAGCTGCGCCGTCGCCTTCAACAGCTTCTCGGCGCTCGAGGCTGATTTTGCTGAGTACTACCGGAACGTGGATGGCTCTCCCAAGAAGGTGTTCCTCGTCGGCCCCAGGCGGGCTACCCCCAGCACCGCCCGCAGCGACGTCGCCGTCACCGGCGGCGCAGAGCGAGACCCCATCCTGCAGTGGCTCGACGGCCAGGCAACCGGGTCGGTGGTGTACGCCTGCTTCGGCAGCACGTGCGGTTTGAGCGCGGACCAGCTCAAGGAGCTGGGCGCCGGGCTGCGCGCATCCTGCACGCCGTTCCTCTGGGTGATCCCGACGGCAACGGAGGGCACGGAGCAGCACGACGAGCGCGCGTCCGGCCACGGCATGGTGGTGGCCGGGCGATGGGCGCCGCAGGCGGAGATCCTGGCGCACCGCGCGGTGGGCGGCTTCGTGAGCCACTGCGGCTGGAACTCGGTGCTGGACGCGGTGTGCGCCGGCGTACCCCTCGCGACGTGGCCGCTCCGCGCCGAGCAGTTCCTGAACGAGGCGCTCCTGGTGGACGTGCTCCGCGTGGGCGTGCGGGTGCGGGAGGTGGGCGGCAAGGCGGACGTGGAGGCGGTGGTGCCGGCCGACGCGGTGGCCAGCGCGGTGGGGAAGCTGATGGACGGCGGTGAGGATGAAGCCGCGGCTAGGAGGGCGAGGGTGAGGGAGCTCGGCGTCGCGGGTCGCGCCGCGGTGGCGGAAGGAGGGTCATCGCGCAGGGACTGGGCACGGCTTGTAGATGAGCTCAAGGCGTTGCACGGCCACGGCAACGATGCACTGATTGACAAGTGA